One segment of Chloracidobacterium sp. DNA contains the following:
- a CDS encoding M20/M25/M40 family metallo-hydrolase, producing the protein MPVVARLYRLVLVALLTLWLSSPPPAYFAEVAPADAALEVALRRHIGYLASTELAGRLPGTPGADKAAQYITSHFRRAGLRPLGEKGYWQPFPFIAKVRLGRRNALTATIGATRLTAKADADFRPLAFSANGATEGEVVFAGYGIAAAKDAQYDDYAGLDVKGRIVLTLPYSPAGSNPHTKFGPFLSLRYKATTARNQGAAALIVIAEDDDFSRAQVARLRYDDAFGDAGFPCAVVSRAFAAKLLGTPVADLEKAIAASGQPASRTLPNVRLALQTELVKERQTGFNIIGFLEGGDPTLREEVIVVGAHYDHLGLGGPNSLAPREGDVHPGADDNASGTAGLIELAQAFGRRMARPKRSLLFIAFSAEEKGLIGSAYFVDHPTTRGKRIVAMVNMDMIGRLRDNRLTVQGVGTSSVWRPLLTEANQRHGFDLSLGESGFGPSDHASFYKRNIPVLFFFTGSHPDYHRPSDTADKINYAGERRVLGLIGDVIRTAANLPTPPDFIAPKASEPAERARGSFRVSLGTIPDYAAEIAGVKLAGVREGSPAAKVGLQAGDVIVGLAGRDIKSVYDYTYVLQELEPEQEVEVIVLRGAQRLTFKLVTARR; encoded by the coding sequence ATGCCAGTTGTCGCCCGCCTGTATCGCCTTGTCCTAGTCGCTCTGCTGACCCTGTGGCTGTCGTCGCCTCCGCCGGCTTACTTCGCCGAAGTCGCCCCGGCCGACGCCGCCCTTGAAGTCGCCTTGCGCCGACATATCGGTTATCTGGCGTCCACTGAACTCGCCGGACGCCTGCCCGGTACGCCCGGCGCGGACAAAGCCGCGCAGTACATCACCAGCCACTTCCGACGCGCCGGACTGCGCCCGCTGGGCGAGAAAGGCTACTGGCAGCCATTTCCCTTCATCGCCAAAGTCCGTCTGGGACGTCGGAACGCCCTGACGGCGACCATCGGCGCAACACGCTTGACAGCCAAGGCCGACGCCGATTTTCGCCCGTTGGCGTTTTCCGCCAACGGCGCAACGGAAGGCGAGGTAGTCTTTGCAGGCTACGGCATCGCCGCCGCCAAAGACGCGCAGTATGACGACTACGCTGGGCTGGATGTCAAAGGGCGCATCGTTCTGACGCTGCCTTACAGCCCAGCCGGCTCAAACCCGCATACGAAGTTCGGCCCCTTCCTATCGCTGCGCTATAAGGCAACGACAGCCCGCAACCAAGGCGCGGCGGCCCTGATCGTCATCGCGGAAGATGACGACTTCAGTCGCGCACAAGTCGCGCGCCTGCGCTACGACGACGCCTTTGGTGACGCTGGCTTTCCCTGCGCTGTCGTCAGCCGCGCCTTCGCCGCCAAGCTGCTGGGGACGCCGGTCGCTGATCTCGAAAAAGCCATCGCCGCGAGTGGGCAGCCGGCGTCGCGGACGCTGCCTAACGTCCGACTGGCGCTGCAAACGGAACTCGTCAAGGAACGGCAAACAGGTTTCAACATCATCGGCTTTCTGGAGGGCGGCGATCCGACCCTGCGCGAGGAAGTCATCGTCGTCGGCGCACACTACGACCACCTAGGACTCGGCGGCCCAAACTCCCTTGCGCCGCGTGAAGGCGATGTACACCCCGGCGCGGACGACAATGCTTCCGGTACGGCCGGCCTTATCGAACTTGCCCAAGCGTTCGGTCGGCGAATGGCGCGGCCTAAGCGCAGCCTGCTCTTTATTGCGTTTTCCGCCGAAGAAAAGGGGTTGATCGGCTCGGCCTACTTTGTTGACCATCCGACGACGCGCGGCAAGCGCATCGTCGCCATGGTCAATATGGATATGATCGGCCGCCTGCGCGACAACCGACTCACTGTTCAAGGGGTCGGCACCTCGTCGGTTTGGCGACCGCTCCTGACGGAAGCCAACCAGCGGCATGGCTTTGACCTGTCGCTGGGCGAAAGCGGCTTCGGGCCGAGCGATCATGCGTCGTTCTACAAACGAAACATCCCAGTGCTGTTTTTCTTCACCGGCAGTCACCCCGACTACCACCGCCCGTCCGACACGGCGGACAAAATCAACTACGCAGGTGAGCGACGGGTGTTGGGTCTAATTGGCGACGTCATCCGTACGGCGGCGAACCTGCCGACGCCGCCTGATTTCATCGCGCCTAAGGCGAGCGAGCCAGCCGAGCGGGCGCGCGGCAGCTTCCGCGTTTCATTGGGCACGATTCCCGACTACGCGGCGGAAATCGCCGGCGTCAAACTGGCCGGCGTCCGCGAAGGCAGCCCGGCGGCCAAGGTGGGACTGCAAGCCGGGGATGTCATCGTCGGGTTAGCCGGACGCGACATCAAGAGTGTTTACGACTACACCTACGTGTTGCAGGAGCTTGAACCAGAGCAGGAAGTCGAGGTGATTGTCCTGCGCGGCGCACAGCGGCTGACGTTCAAGTTGGTGACGGCGCGGCGGTGA
- a CDS encoding MoxR family ATPase, protein MTPSSTSVAPNPTSAAEQLHALESAIETVVRGKRQVVRLALVTLVADGHLLIEDVPGVGKTTLARALSRALDCSFQRIQFTSDLLPSDVLGLSVYDQPTGRFEFRRGPIFANVVLADEINRTTPKTQSCLLEAMAEGRVTIENQTFDLPKPFIVLATQNPIEHHGTYPLPESQLDRFMMRLSMGYPAAEDERQILLGKVRRDPLLDLQPVLSGDDVLALQEQARNVRVDDALVDYLLRIVNATRTSELLEMGVSPRGSLALFRAAQAQALFEGRDYCLPDDIKRLAVPVLSHRIIVNPRYARGARETDDANAALEEILKTVAVPM, encoded by the coding sequence GTGACGCCGTCTTCGACTTCCGTCGCACCAAATCCGACCAGCGCTGCCGAACAGTTACATGCCCTTGAGTCCGCCATTGAAACCGTCGTGCGCGGCAAGCGCCAAGTGGTGCGACTTGCCTTGGTCACACTTGTCGCCGACGGACATCTGCTGATCGAAGACGTGCCGGGCGTCGGCAAAACCACCTTGGCGCGCGCGCTTTCCCGCGCCCTTGATTGTTCCTTCCAACGCATCCAGTTTACAAGCGACCTGCTGCCCAGCGACGTACTGGGCTTGAGCGTCTACGACCAGCCTACCGGACGCTTTGAGTTTCGCCGAGGGCCGATCTTCGCCAACGTTGTCCTTGCCGACGAAATCAACCGGACGACACCCAAGACTCAAAGCTGTTTGCTGGAAGCGATGGCGGAGGGTCGGGTGACGATTGAAAACCAGACCTTCGACTTGCCCAAGCCATTTATCGTGCTGGCAACGCAAAATCCCATCGAGCACCACGGAACGTATCCGCTGCCGGAGTCGCAGCTTGACCGCTTCATGATGCGCTTGAGTATGGGCTACCCGGCCGCTGAAGACGAACGCCAAATCCTGCTTGGTAAGGTCCGGCGTGACCCGCTGCTGGATTTACAACCCGTGCTGAGTGGCGACGACGTGCTGGCGTTGCAGGAACAGGCGCGCAATGTCCGGGTGGACGACGCGCTGGTGGATTATTTGCTGCGCATTGTCAACGCCACCCGTACGTCAGAACTGCTCGAAATGGGCGTCAGTCCACGGGGCAGTTTGGCGCTGTTTCGTGCGGCACAGGCGCAAGCGCTGTTTGAAGGACGCGACTACTGCTTGCCGGATGACATCAAGCGTCTGGCCGTACCGGTGCTGTCGCACCGCATCATTGTCAATCCGCGCTATGCGCGCGGCGCACGCGAAACCGATGACGCCAACGCTGCGCTGGAAGAAATTCTCAAAACGGTTGCCGTGCCGATGTGA
- a CDS encoding DNA cytosine methyltransferase, which yields MVQRRQPPPTAVEYFAGIGLVGMALRRSGWRILFANDVSPKKAAFYRVFFPHETDVYRVGDVFDLRPEDVPPATLAACSFPCIDVSLAGKMAGIKDRKTNWRDEGWGMRDDEKCAKERPSETGSSAFWGFARLLEQQGDRRPPLLLLENVPGWLYANDGRDFRVTVGALADLGYACDVLTLDARRFTPQSRPRVFLIGVTPRWKAFFAAPEVGNRNRLLARPAGLLSPRLREAVHRNADLPWFALSLPLPPPLRAGGLNDILEPLAEHDPRWWTLAETERHLAMMSAAHRVYVEKLAAAPVETCRTFYRRRRADGQRAEVRTDDIAGCLRTAAGGNGRQFLVRAGCGRLRMRALTAREYVRLQGVPDDIPLDGTGLSETQAVTAFGDAVCVPAVAWVADHHLGKALQLQAAGGRSHVAPAAYSTAAYQPRLLPDG from the coding sequence GTGGTTCAACGTCGTCAACCTCCACCTACCGCTGTTGAGTACTTCGCCGGCATCGGCCTCGTGGGGATGGCGCTGCGCCGTTCAGGTTGGCGCATCCTGTTCGCCAACGACGTGTCGCCGAAGAAAGCGGCGTTTTATCGCGTGTTTTTCCCGCACGAAACCGACGTTTATCGCGTCGGCGACGTGTTTGATTTGCGCCCCGAAGACGTACCCCCGGCGACCTTGGCCGCCTGTTCATTTCCCTGCATTGACGTGTCGCTGGCCGGCAAGATGGCGGGCATCAAAGACAGGAAGACCAACTGGAGGGATGAGGGATGGGGGATGAGGGATGACGAGAAGTGCGCGAAAGAGAGACCATCGGAAACCGGGTCGAGCGCCTTTTGGGGCTTTGCGCGCCTTCTCGAACAGCAAGGCGACCGGCGGCCGCCGCTCCTGTTGCTGGAAAACGTCCCCGGCTGGCTCTACGCCAACGACGGGCGCGATTTTCGCGTCACGGTCGGCGCGCTGGCCGACCTCGGTTACGCCTGCGACGTGTTGACGCTCGACGCGCGGCGCTTTACGCCGCAGAGCCGCCCGCGCGTGTTCCTCATCGGTGTGACGCCCCGCTGGAAGGCTTTTTTCGCCGCGCCGGAAGTCGGCAACCGCAACCGACTGTTGGCGCGGCCGGCCGGACTGCTTTCACCGCGTCTGCGCGAGGCGGTTCACCGGAATGCGGATTTGCCGTGGTTTGCCCTGTCCCTTCCGCTCCCGCCTCCGCTCCGCGCCGGCGGCTTGAACGACATCCTTGAACCACTCGCCGAACATGATCCGCGCTGGTGGACCCTGGCGGAAACCGAGCGTCATCTGGCAATGATGTCGGCGGCGCACCGGGTTTATGTGGAGAAGCTGGCGGCTGCGCCGGTTGAAACCTGCCGGACGTTTTACCGCCGCCGTCGCGCCGATGGACAACGCGCCGAAGTCCGCACGGACGACATCGCCGGTTGCCTACGGACGGCGGCCGGCGGCAACGGCCGGCAGTTTTTGGTCCGCGCCGGATGTGGACGCCTTCGCATGCGGGCGCTCACGGCGCGTGAATACGTGCGACTGCAGGGCGTCCCGGATGACATTCCGCTGGATGGTACGGGTTTGAGTGAAACGCAGGCGGTGACGGCGTTCGGCGACGCCGTGTGCGTGCCGGCCGTCGCTTGGGTGGCCGATCACCATCTTGGAAAGGCGCTCCAACTACAAGCCGCCGGTGGTCGTTCTCACGTTGCTCCGGCGGCTTACAGCACTGCCGCCTATCAACCCCGCTTACTGCCGGATGGTTGA
- the vsr gene encoding DNA mismatch endonuclease Vsr: MVDNLSPEARRRTMQAVKGKGTRIERRLWSLLAGLRVRGWRKNAPDLPGQPDAAVDTLKIAVFSDGCFWHGCPVCRRPLPETRRDDWRRKITRNIERAADQTRRLTEQGWRVVRFWEHELSRDLPGIRRRLQAVLAERKEHMETASIQQRLGAQFDTWLESCRRRGRLSRNTVAVGVVVIDHILRAETLPLMPKTVVSSGGEIMGARGRTLRQTLARHGFPTDYLKEVTTRQAPHEGRRLFEALDWGAPLAALDAGQRRAVLDVLLSRLRQEAESQTAQRLQFNLDVNESPTSWVERLLTAARTTSTGVVEQHLVGAKLELRFPDFDVSALPAHAPDQQTGRSGDFDLLNGQVVIHVTANPTQPLLEKCQANLRQGSRPIVVTLREKVAKARGLAEAMGIENRVTVFALEDYLAMNLIEIAAEKAEPLDRVFRRVVEAYNRRVTQAETNRAVLVMLC; the protein is encoded by the coding sequence ATGGTTGACAATCTTTCGCCGGAAGCCCGCCGTCGTACAATGCAGGCGGTCAAGGGCAAGGGGACGCGCATCGAACGCCGCCTCTGGTCGTTGCTCGCCGGTTTGCGCGTGCGCGGATGGCGAAAAAACGCCCCTGACCTGCCGGGTCAACCCGACGCCGCCGTGGATACACTCAAGATCGCCGTTTTTAGCGACGGTTGTTTTTGGCACGGTTGCCCGGTATGCCGACGGCCGTTGCCGGAGACGCGCCGCGACGACTGGCGACGTAAAATCACCCGCAACATCGAGCGCGCCGCCGACCAGACACGCCGCCTGACTGAACAGGGGTGGCGCGTTGTAAGATTCTGGGAGCATGAGTTGTCGCGTGACTTGCCGGGCATCCGACGGCGACTGCAAGCCGTTCTCGCCGAGCGGAAGGAGCATATGGAAACGGCGTCCATTCAACAGCGCCTCGGCGCGCAGTTTGACACGTGGCTTGAGTCTTGTCGGCGAAGGGGCAGGCTTTCACGCAATACCGTGGCTGTCGGCGTGGTCGTCATTGACCACATCCTCCGCGCCGAAACGCTTCCTCTCATGCCCAAAACGGTTGTTAGTTCAGGCGGCGAGATCATGGGCGCACGCGGGCGCACACTGCGCCAGACGCTCGCACGTCACGGATTTCCAACTGATTACCTCAAAGAAGTTACCACCCGCCAAGCTCCGCATGAGGGACGGCGGTTGTTTGAAGCCCTTGATTGGGGAGCGCCGCTGGCGGCGCTTGACGCCGGGCAACGACGCGCCGTACTTGACGTTCTACTTAGCCGACTGCGCCAAGAAGCGGAGAGTCAGACTGCGCAAAGGCTACAGTTTAACCTTGATGTGAACGAGTCCCCAACAAGCTGGGTTGAGCGCCTACTGACCGCAGCGCGCACAACCTCGACCGGCGTCGTTGAACAGCACTTGGTCGGCGCAAAGCTTGAGCTTCGCTTTCCAGATTTTGACGTTTCGGCGCTGCCGGCTCATGCGCCGGATCAACAAACCGGACGGAGTGGGGATTTTGATTTGCTCAACGGGCAGGTTGTCATTCATGTCACCGCCAACCCGACTCAACCACTCTTGGAAAAATGCCAAGCGAACCTGCGTCAAGGGAGTCGTCCGATTGTGGTGACACTTCGGGAAAAGGTCGCTAAAGCGCGCGGGCTGGCTGAAGCCATGGGCATCGAGAACCGCGTCACTGTTTTTGCTCTGGAAGATTATTTGGCGATGAACCTTATCGAAATTGCGGCGGAGAAGGCGGAACCGCTTGATAGGGTGTTTCGGCGTGTTGTGGAAGCCTATAATCGTCGCGTCACACAAGCTGAAACCAACCGGGCGGTCCTGGTGATGCTGTGCTGA
- a CDS encoding sigma-54 dependent transcriptional regulator → MTTGGADVLIVEDKDALRQMWRLTLERAGYGVLEAADLKQARQALRRQPPTVVLTDLRLPDGTGLDVLRAAKALDPDMPVVVLTAYGSIEEAVAAMKEGAEDFLQKPVDPDHLLLVLARLVETRRLRRECVLMREEYARRYGFPRIIGDSPAMQEVGRQLQRVAPTDTTVLLLGESGVGKELFARAIHHLSQRRQEAFVAVNCAAIPETLIENELFGHEKGAFTGADARQVGKFELARGGTLFLDEIGELPLSVQSKFLRALEERVITRIGGAQEIGVNVRIVAATNRDLAAAVAAKTFREDLFYRLAVFTIEIPPLRERREDIPALAAHFAEKYGREIRRRKLTLSPAALQALQAYDFPGNIRELENCIERACILCDGTTLEPEDLRLPTATPPAGRRRRS, encoded by the coding sequence ATGACCACTGGCGGAGCAGATGTTCTGATTGTTGAGGACAAAGACGCGCTGCGTCAGATGTGGCGACTGACGCTGGAACGTGCGGGCTACGGTGTTCTGGAAGCCGCTGATCTCAAACAGGCACGGCAAGCCTTGCGTCGGCAGCCGCCGACCGTGGTGCTGACCGACCTTCGACTGCCGGATGGTACGGGGCTAGACGTGTTACGTGCCGCCAAGGCGCTCGACCCTGACATGCCGGTGGTTGTCCTGACCGCCTACGGCTCAATTGAAGAGGCCGTCGCTGCCATGAAAGAGGGCGCGGAGGACTTTCTCCAGAAGCCGGTTGATCCCGATCACCTGCTGCTGGTTTTGGCGCGACTGGTCGAGACGCGCCGCTTGCGCCGTGAGTGCGTCCTGATGCGTGAGGAATACGCCCGCCGCTATGGGTTCCCGCGCATCATCGGCGACTCGCCCGCCATGCAGGAGGTGGGACGACAGCTTCAGCGCGTCGCGCCAACCGATACAACCGTCCTACTACTGGGTGAATCGGGTGTTGGGAAGGAATTGTTTGCGCGCGCTATTCATCATCTGAGCCAACGGCGGCAGGAAGCGTTTGTCGCTGTCAACTGCGCAGCGATTCCTGAAACGCTCATTGAAAACGAACTGTTTGGCCACGAAAAAGGCGCGTTTACCGGAGCCGACGCCCGGCAGGTCGGCAAGTTCGAGTTGGCGCGCGGCGGGACGCTCTTTCTTGACGAAATTGGCGAACTGCCGTTGTCCGTGCAGTCAAAGTTCTTACGCGCTTTGGAGGAGCGAGTTATCACGCGCATCGGCGGCGCGCAGGAAATCGGCGTCAATGTCCGCATTGTCGCCGCGACGAACCGTGATCTAGCAGCGGCGGTCGCCGCCAAAACGTTCCGGGAGGATTTGTTCTACCGACTGGCTGTGTTCACGATTGAGATTCCCCCGCTGCGCGAGCGGCGCGAGGACATCCCGGCGTTGGCGGCGCACTTTGCCGAGAAATATGGCCGGGAGATTCGTCGCCGGAAGCTCACCCTGTCGCCGGCGGCGCTTCAGGCGCTGCAAGCCTACGACTTTCCGGGCAACATCCGCGAGCTTGAAAACTGCATCGAACGTGCTTGCATTCTCTGCGACGGGACGACGCTCGAACCCGAAGACCTGCGGCTGCCGACCGCTACGCCCCCGGCGGGGCGTCGTCGTCGAAGTTGA
- the folK gene encoding 2-amino-4-hydroxy-6-hydroxymethyldihydropteridine diphosphokinase, with protein MTAALHTFYLGLGSNLGDRAATLARAVERLTAEATQWRCADWYATAPVDYTAQPWFLNTVLEITVRLTPTAMLAHGLALEAEFGRVRTTPKGARPLDVDVLLCRTAEGAFLVADDLTLTLPHPRLHLRRFVLTPLCDLIPDERHPRLARTFAALLADCPDDSPVHKVGTNGFNFDDDAPPGA; from the coding sequence ATGACGGCGGCGCTGCACACATTTTACCTTGGCTTGGGAAGCAACCTTGGCGACCGCGCAGCGACGCTGGCGCGCGCCGTTGAGCGACTGACGGCTGAGGCGACGCAGTGGCGCTGCGCCGATTGGTACGCCACCGCGCCGGTGGACTACACAGCGCAGCCGTGGTTTCTCAACACTGTCCTTGAAATCACCGTCCGTCTGACGCCGACGGCGATGCTGGCGCACGGGCTGGCGCTTGAAGCCGAATTTGGGCGCGTACGGACGACGCCGAAAGGCGCGCGTCCCCTCGATGTGGATGTCCTGCTGTGTCGGACAGCGGAGGGGGCGTTTCTCGTCGCCGACGACTTGACGCTGACGCTGCCCCATCCGCGTCTGCATCTGCGGCGGTTTGTCCTGACGCCGCTTTGCGACCTGATTCCCGACGAGCGACACCCGCGCCTAGCGCGGACCTTCGCGGCGCTGCTGGCCGACTGCCCCGACGACAGCCCGGTTCACAAGGTCGGGACAAATGGCTTCAACTTCGACGACGACGCCCCGCCGGGGGCGTAG
- a CDS encoding phosphoenolpyruvate carboxykinase, with product MSTVEIIGRGRSHYGLEHHGLTNQKTVYWNSATEVLYEEAIKRGEGLLAHDGALVVRTGRHTGRSAKDKYIVRNAESEARVWWENNAAIPQSVFDALYLRVSAYLQNRDVFVQDCYAGADPRYRVPIRVVTETAWHALFARTLFLREYDAAKLAQHVPEFTVIHVPNFLAIPEIDGTKSPTFVVLDFARKLVLIGGTHYAGEIKKSVFTLMNYVLPQRGVLSMHCSANYGKKGKEDTAIFFGLSGTGKTTLSADSTRTLIGDDEHGWSEDGIFNIEGGCYAKMIRLSPVGEPEIFAATRHFGTVLENVVLDEHSRILDLDDASITENTRGAYPVTQIANMARDGLGGIPRHIVMLTCDAFGILPPVARLTPEQAMYHYISGYTAKVAGTEMGVIEPVVTFSACFGAPFLPLHPSVYAKMLGEKIAKYKVNIWLMNTGWTGGPYGVGQRMSLPYTRAILHAALDGHLDNVEYVKNPIFGFEVPTSCPNVPNEILNPRNTWKDKAAFDAQEKRLAEMFVNNFKKFESMVEPSVRAAAPRP from the coding sequence ATGAGTACGGTTGAGATTATTGGACGCGGTAGAAGCCATTACGGGTTAGAGCACCACGGATTGACCAACCAAAAAACGGTCTACTGGAACTCCGCCACCGAGGTGCTCTACGAAGAAGCCATAAAACGCGGCGAAGGGTTGCTGGCGCATGACGGCGCATTGGTGGTACGTACCGGACGCCACACTGGGCGCTCGGCGAAAGACAAATACATTGTGCGCAACGCTGAGTCTGAAGCGCGCGTCTGGTGGGAAAACAACGCCGCCATTCCGCAGTCGGTCTTTGACGCGCTGTATCTGCGCGTGTCAGCCTACCTACAAAACAGGGATGTGTTTGTACAGGATTGCTACGCCGGGGCTGATCCGCGTTATCGCGTACCGATTCGGGTGGTGACAGAAACGGCGTGGCACGCGCTTTTTGCCCGCACGCTGTTTTTACGTGAGTACGACGCCGCCAAACTTGCCCAGCACGTACCAGAGTTTACAGTGATTCACGTCCCAAACTTTCTGGCGATTCCCGAAATTGACGGAACGAAATCGCCGACGTTTGTTGTGCTGGATTTCGCCCGCAAGCTTGTTCTCATTGGCGGCACGCACTACGCCGGAGAGATCAAGAAATCCGTCTTCACGCTGATGAACTACGTGTTGCCTCAGCGCGGCGTTCTTTCAATGCATTGCTCGGCGAACTACGGCAAGAAAGGCAAAGAGGACACCGCCATCTTCTTCGGTCTGTCAGGCACAGGAAAGACGACGCTTTCAGCCGACTCCACCCGCACGCTCATTGGTGACGACGAACACGGCTGGAGCGAAGACGGTATTTTCAACATCGAAGGCGGCTGTTACGCCAAGATGATTCGCCTCTCGCCGGTTGGCGAGCCGGAAATCTTCGCCGCCACTCGGCATTTTGGGACGGTGCTAGAAAACGTCGTCCTTGACGAACATTCCCGCATCCTTGACCTTGACGACGCCAGCATCACCGAGAACACCCGTGGGGCCTACCCCGTTACACAAATCGCTAACATGGCGCGCGACGGCTTGGGCGGTATTCCGCGCCATATCGTCATGCTGACCTGTGATGCGTTTGGCATTCTCCCGCCGGTCGCCCGGCTGACGCCGGAACAGGCGATGTATCACTACATTTCCGGCTACACGGCCAAGGTCGCTGGAACGGAAATGGGCGTTATTGAACCGGTGGTAACCTTCAGTGCTTGCTTCGGCGCACCATTTCTGCCGCTGCATCCTAGCGTGTACGCCAAGATGCTTGGCGAAAAGATCGCCAAATACAAAGTCAACATCTGGTTGATGAACACCGGCTGGACAGGCGGTCCTTATGGCGTCGGGCAGCGGATGAGCTTGCCTTATACGCGCGCCATTTTGCACGCGGCGCTGGACGGGCATTTGGACAACGTCGAGTATGTAAAAAACCCCATCTTCGGCTTTGAGGTGCCGACCAGTTGCCCCAACGTGCCCAACGAGATTCTCAACCCACGAAACACTTGGAAAGACAAGGCGGCTTTTGACGCGCAAGAAAAACGGCTGGCTGAAATGTTCGTCAACAACTTCAAGAAGTTTGAAAGCATGGTTGAGCCGAGTGTGCGCGCTGCCGCGCCGCGGCCTTAG
- a CDS encoding response regulator produces MRILFVEDDGDYAAVAQSYLKRLFPEVTVRHVTSLAEARSLATTESFDVCLLDLNLPDSHGTATVTAMVAAVPHLPLVVLTAETTGEVDMQVLQSGAEEYLAKNELGVAALRRAVRYARERHRLKRSLAQTDQLGRLILSCIPDTIELLDGERRVQFINRAGLEALGEPSSDAILGRPWLQLWHSSAAAALASLLEQADSGQSATLQAWLARAGGTPRWWRIQVIPVQQEFEPLTRYLVVAQDVTEQRHREERLYRSRQAELLKHIAGGIAHNFNNLLTIVQGYSEMMLRTLPEQDSRQRRRAADIRQAALRGRVLVERLLAYGHFLAPNPRVINLNTFLDQEAQLLEKTLNPLISLRFAVSNPAPQAYADPSLLSQVLLSLLLNASDAMPQGGVVTLATSQVELDGEAMARLTAARYRLVGDTGAIFSASAPVRFSKLSVIDAGTGMDAETLNKLFTPFFTTKPVDKAPAWVLSRPLQLWGKWADCSASSRKWVKACSLTFTCRPTDQPQRGTARRPSLPTAKAAARQRAHSAQPCFQTS; encoded by the coding sequence ATGCGTATTCTCTTTGTTGAAGACGATGGCGACTATGCGGCGGTGGCGCAAAGCTATTTGAAGCGTCTATTTCCAGAGGTTACCGTCCGGCATGTCACATCTTTGGCCGAAGCGCGTTCTCTAGCGACGACGGAATCGTTTGATGTCTGCCTCCTCGATCTCAATTTGCCGGATTCCCATGGTACAGCGACGGTTACAGCCATGGTCGCTGCTGTGCCGCACCTGCCGCTGGTGGTGCTAACAGCCGAAACAACCGGCGAGGTGGACATGCAGGTTCTTCAGTCCGGCGCGGAGGAATATCTCGCCAAAAACGAGCTGGGCGTCGCCGCGCTGCGGCGGGCGGTGCGCTACGCGCGTGAACGCCACCGGCTCAAACGGTCATTGGCGCAAACAGATCAACTGGGTCGCCTGATTCTGAGTTGCATCCCGGACACCATCGAGTTACTTGATGGGGAACGACGAGTACAGTTCATTAATCGAGCCGGACTGGAGGCGCTGGGCGAACCGTCGTCGGACGCCATACTGGGGCGGCCATGGCTGCAACTCTGGCATTCATCCGCTGCGGCTGCCCTTGCCTCGTTGTTGGAGCAAGCTGACAGCGGGCAAAGTGCAACGCTGCAGGCGTGGTTGGCGCGCGCCGGCGGTACGCCGCGCTGGTGGCGCATCCAAGTGATTCCAGTTCAACAAGAATTCGAGCCGCTGACTCGCTATTTGGTCGTCGCCCAAGATGTGACCGAACAGCGTCACCGTGAAGAACGGCTGTACCGGTCGCGACAAGCCGAGTTACTCAAGCACATCGCCGGCGGTATCGCCCACAACTTCAACAACCTGTTGACCATCGTGCAGGGCTACAGCGAAATGATGCTGCGGACGTTGCCGGAACAGGATTCGCGTCAACGGCGGCGAGCGGCGGACATTCGTCAGGCGGCGCTGCGCGGTCGCGTGTTGGTGGAGCGGCTCCTGGCTTACGGCCACTTTCTCGCTCCCAACCCACGAGTCATCAATCTCAACACTTTTCTCGATCAAGAAGCCCAGCTTCTGGAGAAAACGCTCAACCCGCTCATTAGTCTTCGTTTTGCGGTGTCCAATCCAGCGCCGCAAGCATACGCCGACCCATCGTTGCTGTCGCAGGTGTTGCTGAGCCTGCTACTCAACGCCAGCGACGCCATGCCGCAGGGCGGTGTTGTGACGCTGGCGACCAGCCAAGTTGAACTGGACGGCGAAGCTATGGCGCGCTTGACGGCGGCGAGGTACCGACTGGTCGGGGATACGGGGGCGATCTTTTCCGCCAGCGCGCCTGTGCGGTTCAGCAAGTTGTCGGTTATTGACGCCGGAACGGGGATGGACGCCGAAACACTGAACAAGCTTTTCACGCCGTTTTTCACAACCAAACCCGTGGACAAAGCACCGGCTTGGGTCTTGTCACGGCCGCTTCAGTTGTGGGGCAAATGGGCGGACTGCTCGGCGTCAAGTCGGAAGTGGGTAAAGGCCTGCAGTTTGACGTTTACCTGCCGCCCAACAGACCAACCCCAGAGGGGGACGGCTCGGCGACCGTCCCTGCCGACGGCTAAGGCCGCGGCGCGGCAGCGCGCACACTCGGCTCAACCATGCTTTCAAACTTCTTGA